In bacterium, a single genomic region encodes these proteins:
- the rapZ gene encoding RNase adapter RapZ codes for MKRRPRKDHRWILVTGLSGAGKTTALKVLEDEGYFPIDNLPTALLSSLTKLLKKSKRHFPKVVLGMDAREKGFLTHYEDVLRALHQANVYPRIFFFEARPEVLIRRYSESRRPHPMAKAGGLARAIAEEARRLAPLKEKADLVFDTSAMNIHLLKQAIRSGLYGRGKKPPFVVRLVSFGFKHGLPSEADIVLDVRCFENPYFVPRLKRLDGRSPAVQRFVLGQKSAQGFLKQTLKLLKTLLPLYEKEGKSQLTVAFGCTGGCHRSVAIVEAVKKGLKDRRWEVRWEHRDAAKG; via the coding sequence GTGAAACGCCGACCCCGGAAGGACCATCGCTGGATCTTGGTCACCGGCCTCTCGGGGGCGGGCAAGACCACCGCCCTCAAGGTTTTGGAGGACGAGGGCTATTTCCCCATCGACAATCTGCCCACCGCCCTCCTCTCCTCGCTGACCAAGCTGCTCAAGAAATCGAAGCGCCATTTTCCCAAGGTCGTTCTCGGGATGGATGCCCGCGAGAAGGGCTTCCTCACCCATTACGAGGACGTTTTACGGGCCCTTCACCAAGCCAACGTCTATCCCCGGATCTTCTTCTTCGAGGCCCGGCCCGAAGTCCTGATCCGGCGCTATTCCGAGAGCCGCCGGCCCCATCCCATGGCCAAGGCCGGGGGGCTGGCCCGGGCCATCGCCGAGGAAGCCCGCCGCTTGGCCCCGCTGAAGGAAAAGGCCGACCTGGTCTTTGACACCAGCGCCATGAATATCCATTTACTGAAACAGGCGATCCGGTCCGGGCTTTATGGCCGGGGCAAAAAGCCCCCCTTTGTCGTCCGATTGGTCTCTTTCGGCTTCAAGCACGGCCTGCCCTCGGAGGCCGATATCGTCCTCGACGTGCGCTGCTTCGAGAACCCCTATTTCGTACCCCGGCTGAAGAGGCTTGACGGTCGTTCGCCGGCCGTTCAAAGATTTGTGCTTGGACAGAAGAGCGCCCAGGGCTTCCTCAAGCAAACCCTGAAGCTCTTGAAGACTCTCCTTCCGCTTTACGAGAAGGAGGGGAAATCGCAATTGACGGTGGCCTTCGGCTGCACCGGAGGCTGCCACCGTTCGGTGGCCATCGTGGAAGCGGTGAAGAAAGGTCTGAAAGACCGCCGCTGGGAAGTCCGCTGGGAGCACCGGGACGCCGCCAAAGGATAG
- a CDS encoding PTS sugar transporter subunit IIA: MLGLVIVTHVGIGREMLRAVEEILKEKIPMTVVEVENDRSTKTSQDRISEAVHGFDDEEGVLILTDIFGATPTNLCRDLLDQGRVAVVTGINLPMVLKAATSHFEKNPAEAAEFLKHYGSDNIRTYP; encoded by the coding sequence ATGCTAGGCCTTGTCATTGTCACCCATGTCGGCATCGGGCGAGAGATGCTTCGCGCCGTCGAGGAGATTCTCAAGGAGAAGATCCCGATGACGGTGGTCGAGGTCGAGAACGACCGCTCGACCAAAACCAGCCAGGATCGCATCTCCGAAGCGGTGCACGGTTTCGACGACGAGGAGGGAGTGCTGATCCTGACCGACATTTTCGGGGCCACTCCGACCAACCTCTGTCGCGACTTGCTCGATCAAGGGCGGGTCGCGGTGGTGACCGGGATCAATCTGCCGATGGTCCTCAAGGCCGCGACGTCCCATTTCGAAAAGAACCCCGCGGAAGCCGCCGAGTTCCTCAAGCATTACGGCTCCGACAACATTCGAACCTATCCCTGA
- a CDS encoding HPr family phosphocarrier protein translates to MLLEKELLIQNKLGLHARAAALLVKTANRFSSDVKITKDRTIANGKSIMGVLTLAAACGSSIKVSCEGPDAADAMRSIENLIAAKFNEGE, encoded by the coding sequence ATGCTGCTTGAAAAAGAACTGCTGATTCAAAACAAGCTGGGCCTGCATGCCCGGGCCGCCGCCTTGCTGGTCAAGACCGCCAATCGCTTTTCGAGCGACGTCAAGATCACCAAGGACCGGACCATTGCCAACGGCAAGAGCATCATGGGCGTGCTGACTTTGGCCGCGGCTTGCGGCAGCAGCATCAAGGTGAGCTGCGAGGGGCCCGACGCCGCCGATGCGATGAGGTCCATCGAAAATTTGATCGCCGCCAAATTCAACGAGGGCGAATGA